In the genome of Paenibacillus pabuli, one region contains:
- a CDS encoding DUF3817 domain-containing protein, with protein sequence MLHSTFGRFRLLLWLQGLSYLLLLFVAFPLRDSGIMPQAVTWFGNIYGFLFLMYLLFMVSLYTTQKWRLRRPIVLFFVSFIPLGNFIYDLLVFRKLIHSQSNKA encoded by the coding sequence ATGTTACATTCAACATTCGGCCGCTTTCGACTGCTGTTGTGGTTGCAGGGGCTTTCATATTTGCTGCTGTTATTTGTTGCTTTTCCATTGCGGGATTCAGGCATCATGCCTCAGGCAGTTACGTGGTTTGGCAACATCTATGGCTTTTTATTTCTGATGTATTTATTATTTATGGTGAGTCTTTATACCACGCAAAAATGGCGTTTACGGCGTCCAATTGTGTTGTTTTTTGTCTCCTTTATCCCACTGGGCAATTTTATCTATGATCTGCTGGTCTTCCGCAAGCTGATCCATAGCCAGTCAAATAAAGCTTGA
- a CDS encoding helix-turn-helix transcriptional regulator produces the protein MTEKLIRLLRILQAIQANPGISAKELALKCGTTVRTIYRDLRILDRVAPIMNEGYGKGYRFIGEFAMYPLDFTEQEAMVFSMLPSVVDTSQLPAEFDSAFDKVMTAHTKMKSKNSDIVENIAGIIRMGTPAYREEGKYPNLLIPVIEAILDQQTIRTQYHTLTKNEITVRDIDPYYLIPRDQRFYLIGYCHLQKKVRLFRISRFLDVIQTNTRFVMGDFSITQFMKNTWSIDRGDQLIHFKVRFTEKVAPYIKEEEMFVRPRMTDLPDGGLLFEVTLNSSREFLKWLYQFGPEAEVLEPREYRKEIRKQLIEWMKHYEEDQ, from the coding sequence ATGACAGAGAAATTAATTCGTCTTCTGCGTATACTTCAGGCTATACAAGCGAATCCCGGAATTTCCGCCAAAGAGTTGGCGCTGAAATGCGGTACAACTGTGCGCACGATTTATCGCGATCTCCGAATTTTGGACAGGGTTGCCCCTATCATGAATGAAGGTTATGGCAAAGGGTATCGGTTCATTGGTGAATTTGCCATGTATCCTCTGGATTTTACCGAACAGGAAGCGATGGTGTTCTCCATGCTTCCATCCGTGGTGGATACTTCGCAGCTCCCGGCTGAATTCGATTCAGCCTTTGACAAGGTAATGACAGCCCATACCAAAATGAAATCGAAAAATAGTGACATTGTAGAAAATATCGCAGGTATTATTCGTATGGGCACACCTGCATACCGGGAAGAAGGGAAGTATCCCAATTTGCTTATTCCAGTGATTGAAGCCATTCTGGATCAACAAACGATTCGAACCCAATATCACACACTTACGAAAAATGAAATAACGGTTCGGGACATTGACCCCTATTACCTCATTCCGCGCGATCAGCGTTTCTACCTGATTGGTTATTGCCACTTGCAGAAGAAAGTCCGTTTGTTTCGGATCAGTCGCTTTCTGGACGTTATACAGACCAATACCCGTTTTGTTATGGGTGATTTCAGCATCACACAGTTCATGAAAAACACATGGTCCATTGATCGTGGGGATCAACTTATCCATTTCAAAGTAAGATTCACTGAGAAAGTGGCCCCCTACATAAAAGAAGAAGAGATGTTTGTTCGCCCACGCATGACGGATTTGCCTGATGGCGGATTGTTATTTGAAGTAACGCTGAACAGTAGTCGTGAATTTCTGAAATGGTTATATCAATTCGGTCCCGAAGCGGAGGTCCTTGAACCCCGCGAATATCGTAAAGAAATTCGTAAACAACTCATAGAATGGATGAAGCATTATGAGGAAGATCAATAA
- a CDS encoding TerC family protein, producing the protein MDLSLLLEYGWVLVVLVVLEGLLAADNALVLAIMVKHLPDDKRKKALFYGLMGAFIFRLGSLFLISFLVDVWQVQAIGALYLLYISINHIIKKVMGSRNKTDEAADSAPKKPKKQSGFWMTVFKVEVADIAFAVDSILAAVALAVALPPSGLPPIGGLDGGQFIVIFLGGFIGLVIMRFAASFFVKLLHSRPGLEVAAFVIVGWVGVKLAVITLAHPSLGVLDEHFPENKIWKFGFYIVLITIAVCGWFLSSKVPEKEDENPVEELEKQAGK; encoded by the coding sequence TTGGATTTGTCATTATTATTGGAGTATGGGTGGGTTCTCGTCGTATTAGTAGTCCTGGAAGGATTGCTTGCAGCGGATAATGCATTAGTTCTCGCGATTATGGTTAAACACCTACCTGATGATAAACGCAAAAAAGCGTTATTTTATGGGTTAATGGGTGCGTTCATTTTCCGATTGGGTTCGTTGTTCCTGATCTCTTTCCTGGTGGATGTATGGCAGGTTCAAGCGATTGGGGCCCTGTATCTCTTGTACATCTCGATTAACCACATTATCAAGAAGGTTATGGGTAGCCGAAACAAGACAGATGAAGCGGCTGATTCCGCCCCTAAAAAACCAAAAAAACAATCCGGATTCTGGATGACTGTATTCAAGGTGGAAGTGGCGGATATCGCATTCGCGGTCGATTCCATCCTCGCAGCTGTCGCGCTGGCTGTTGCCTTGCCGCCAAGTGGTCTGCCTCCGATCGGCGGACTTGACGGTGGACAATTTATCGTGATCTTCCTCGGCGGATTTATCGGTCTTGTCATCATGAGATTTGCGGCTTCCTTCTTCGTTAAGCTGCTTCATTCTCGTCCTGGTCTTGAAGTTGCAGCCTTCGTTATCGTCGGCTGGGTTGGGGTTAAGTTGGCGGTTATTACACTCGCACACCCTTCATTGGGCGTTCTGGATGAGCATTTCCCGGAAAATAAAATCTGGAAATTTGGATTTTACATTGTGCTGATTACGATTGCCGTATGCGGTTGGTTCCTGTCTTCCAAGGTTCCTGAGAAAGAAGATGAAAATCCGGTGGAAGAACTGGAAAAACAAGCAGGGAAATAA
- a CDS encoding glycosyltransferase family 4 protein has translation MKIALIAPEKLPVPGNGSVEICILGIARELALRHQVTIISRQMPDLAITEQIDGITIRRMPATNPTEYTKAVIRFLKIQHFDLIQVDNRPHSMAAIKRAFPLLPVVLYLHSLTFAQPGPARLALLKKANWIAVNSRSLRQRLGRRFPSLKGRMGVVPLGADLSRFLPAIKGEKQLLRKQFGITEPFVILYVGRLIPGKGVDVLIRSVAILQQQVTVQLIIAGKGPPVYVRKLRQLARKLKVNAAFRGQISHERIDRLYRAVDCLVCPSQEHEAFGLVNVEAMASGIPVIASDNGGIREIIESGSNGYLVRQYRNPRSFAAYLYKLADNPSLARSLGEAGRASAVEHFSWVQTALHLEAAYTRLIRE, from the coding sequence ATGAAAATAGCCCTGATCGCACCGGAAAAATTGCCAGTCCCAGGGAACGGATCAGTCGAAATCTGCATTTTGGGCATTGCTCGTGAACTTGCACTCCGGCACCAGGTGACGATCATAAGCCGTCAGATGCCCGACCTTGCCATTACAGAGCAAATAGATGGCATTACCATCCGTCGTATGCCAGCAACCAACCCCACCGAGTATACAAAGGCAGTGATTCGGTTTCTGAAAATTCAACATTTCGACCTTATCCAGGTAGACAACCGACCACATAGTATGGCTGCAATTAAACGTGCTTTTCCTTTGCTGCCTGTGGTACTCTATCTTCACTCATTAACCTTTGCACAACCCGGGCCTGCAAGATTAGCACTCTTAAAAAAGGCAAATTGGATTGCCGTTAACAGTCGATCCCTCAGGCAAAGGCTGGGTCGACGATTCCCATCTCTGAAAGGACGGATGGGTGTTGTGCCACTTGGCGCAGACTTAAGCCGCTTTTTGCCTGCAATAAAAGGAGAGAAGCAGCTTCTGCGGAAACAGTTCGGTATTACAGAGCCATTCGTCATTCTGTATGTGGGCCGACTGATTCCCGGGAAAGGTGTGGATGTACTTATTCGGTCCGTAGCTATTCTTCAACAACAGGTAACTGTGCAGCTGATCATTGCAGGGAAAGGACCTCCAGTATATGTCCGCAAACTGCGGCAGCTTGCCCGGAAATTAAAGGTTAATGCAGCCTTTCGAGGTCAGATCTCCCATGAACGCATTGACCGTTTGTACCGGGCTGTGGACTGCCTGGTATGCCCTTCCCAAGAACATGAAGCCTTCGGACTGGTTAACGTTGAAGCTATGGCTTCGGGAATCCCTGTCATTGCTTCAGACAATGGAGGCATTCGTGAAATCATTGAATCCGGGAGTAATGGATACCTTGTGAGACAGTATCGCAACCCCCGAAGTTTCGCTGCTTACCTGTATAAACTGGCAGACAATCCTTCTCTCGCCCGTTCTCTTGGAGAAGCTGGTCGTGCCAGTGCTGTGGAACATTTCAGTTGGGTCCAGACAGCCCTACATCTTGAAGCAGCCTACACAAGACTTATCCGCGAATAA
- a CDS encoding DNA-binding protein: MSTKLFAAMYGMENFHGVEALNVGDTLFLVKDPDNRVDPQAIKVVVPPIGTVGYIVNNPLLAPHGCWTGSGIYDAFRQQTCAKVRFTMKDMIIVELIEMLYVPVPHMENFIADWQSREKA, translated from the coding sequence ATGAGTACCAAATTATTTGCAGCCATGTATGGAATGGAAAATTTTCATGGTGTGGAAGCTTTAAACGTAGGCGATACCCTGTTTCTGGTCAAGGACCCCGATAATCGGGTAGACCCCCAAGCCATCAAGGTAGTGGTGCCCCCCATTGGAACAGTGGGATATATTGTTAATAATCCGCTGCTCGCTCCTCACGGCTGCTGGACAGGCTCAGGAATTTATGATGCTTTCCGCCAACAGACCTGCGCTAAAGTGAGATTTACCATGAAAGATATGATTATTGTGGAATTAATTGAGATGTTGTATGTTCCTGTTCCACATATGGAGAACTTTATTGCAGATTGGCAGTCGCGTGAAAAAGCCTGA
- a CDS encoding AAA family ATPase has product MTIEKEQLNHDRVIYSYEEQLDSQIRNEGYAIYARLIRGIIEALGNRYGVRYELYASDDPNSEYWDLLKEDLQSNSTEVELVARIFEDLEMRTLHYEDDGDAPTYGVHYSIRNNVFAYPQWGVALVRIPFFRENGIYNEDFVFATGEVELKQFLGSVRERERQQNMKKVTVYTDARNGSDRHVESITRSVGRDEVVLSPQIKQDIFRSLDQFFEADRSFYREYDIPYKRGILLYGHPGNGKTTLVKSIAGSIPGPAAYWQITEYTNSESVREVFEAAKRLAPMVLIIEDIDSMPDEVRSFFLNTLDGATSKEGIFLIGTTNYPEKIDPGLMNRAGRFDRAYEIPLPDEGLRLQYLNQRGFAVFAGEEGTLEAARLTDTFSLAQLGELYVSAALEWHQNGQTDMVRIIQAMRGELDKSHKHNWLTQPGKGRAGFY; this is encoded by the coding sequence ATGACGATAGAGAAAGAACAATTGAATCATGATAGAGTCATCTATTCTTATGAAGAGCAACTAGACAGTCAAATCCGAAACGAAGGCTATGCCATATATGCCCGCTTGATTCGGGGCATCATTGAAGCGCTTGGCAATCGATACGGCGTTCGTTATGAACTCTATGCCAGCGATGATCCGAACAGTGAATACTGGGATCTGCTAAAAGAAGATCTGCAAAGCAACAGCACGGAAGTGGAATTGGTTGCCCGGATTTTCGAAGATCTGGAGATGCGTACTCTGCACTATGAAGATGATGGCGATGCACCAACCTATGGTGTACATTATTCGATTCGCAACAATGTTTTTGCCTATCCCCAGTGGGGCGTGGCTCTCGTCCGGATTCCTTTCTTCCGAGAGAATGGGATCTACAATGAGGATTTCGTTTTTGCTACAGGAGAAGTGGAATTGAAGCAGTTTTTGGGCAGTGTGAGAGAACGGGAACGGCAGCAAAATATGAAAAAGGTAACGGTGTACACGGATGCCCGCAATGGCAGTGACCGTCATGTCGAATCCATTACCCGCTCTGTGGGGAGAGATGAGGTCGTGCTTTCTCCGCAAATTAAACAGGATATCTTTCGTTCGTTGGACCAGTTTTTTGAGGCGGATCGGTCCTTTTATCGAGAGTACGATATTCCGTATAAGCGTGGCATTCTGCTCTACGGACATCCCGGGAACGGCAAGACTACCCTTGTAAAATCTATTGCCGGGAGCATTCCGGGGCCTGCGGCCTACTGGCAAATTACAGAATACACAAACAGTGAATCGGTACGCGAAGTGTTTGAAGCAGCCAAACGATTGGCCCCAATGGTGCTGATTATTGAGGATATCGATTCCATGCCGGATGAAGTTCGTTCCTTTTTCCTGAATACATTAGATGGGGCAACGTCCAAAGAAGGCATTTTCCTCATTGGCACAACGAATTATCCGGAGAAAATAGATCCGGGGCTTATGAACCGTGCCGGACGGTTTGATCGGGCTTATGAAATACCGCTACCGGATGAAGGGCTGCGCCTGCAATATTTAAACCAACGAGGCTTTGCTGTCTTTGCAGGGGAAGAAGGCACGCTGGAAGCTGCACGATTAACGGATACCTTCTCTCTTGCTCAGCTTGGTGAGCTATATGTCAGTGCAGCGCTGGAATGGCACCAGAATGGACAGACGGACATGGTGCGGATTATTCAGGCGATGCGAGGAGAATTGGACAAGAGCCATAAACACAACTGGCTGACCCAGCCAGGCAAGGGTCGTGCGGGTTTTTATTAA
- a CDS encoding RtcB family protein: MSPNELTDGYRHEVKLPAGDLTVYAAQQLFSSLDYKVFEMANNNLQIPGISYMSYTPDVHVGVGTCIGTTAVWDAKGGYVSPSIVGSDIGCGMRVHMTNLHKDDLKDVKLRRKIVKAIEKVLPMEANQRGHYSDIRLEHIVRKGLHGLPKKYIPDSYTPKKSTSITHVESSKFAFDEEVLNLVPDMTWHRAHRQLGTLGGGNHFAEIQAIEIAEENREIAEAWGLYDGQIVVMIHSGSRAWGGHVSQTSSTAIAKVMQRNGVGTSDPRLVFAPLEHAEGRHYVNMMYSALNYAVVNRHLIAYAIREAFRDVFGPKCEFRTLYDLMHNYAWEESHEDQGSVFVHRKGATRALPAGHSDNPKPYLATGHPALIPGSMGTASYIMVGQPEGKDNYYSICHGAGRIRSRTATKRLVTVEDFASALGVGTEDEIVVNQRSLESIIDESPQAYKNVDEIIDSVTGAGLAQVVAKCKPLAAVKGAK; the protein is encoded by the coding sequence ATGAGTCCAAATGAACTCACAGATGGCTATCGACATGAAGTCAAATTGCCTGCCGGGGACTTAACAGTATATGCGGCACAACAACTGTTCTCCTCGTTGGATTATAAAGTGTTCGAGATGGCAAATAACAATCTTCAAATTCCCGGTATTTCCTACATGAGCTATACGCCTGACGTGCACGTCGGTGTAGGCACCTGCATCGGTACAACAGCGGTATGGGATGCCAAGGGTGGATATGTATCCCCATCGATTGTAGGCAGCGATATCGGCTGTGGTATGCGAGTGCATATGACCAATTTGCACAAGGACGATCTGAAAGATGTGAAGCTGCGCCGTAAAATCGTAAAAGCCATTGAGAAAGTGCTGCCGATGGAGGCAAATCAGCGCGGTCATTACTCGGACATTCGTTTGGAGCATATTGTACGCAAAGGTCTGCATGGCCTACCCAAAAAATATATCCCGGATAGCTATACACCGAAGAAATCAACTTCCATCACTCATGTAGAGAGCAGCAAGTTTGCCTTTGATGAGGAAGTGTTGAATCTGGTACCGGATATGACTTGGCATCGGGCTCATCGCCAGTTGGGAACTTTGGGTGGAGGCAATCATTTTGCCGAGATCCAAGCCATTGAGATTGCCGAGGAGAATCGGGAGATTGCGGAAGCCTGGGGCCTGTACGATGGACAAATTGTTGTCATGATTCATTCAGGCTCCCGCGCTTGGGGCGGGCATGTAAGCCAAACCAGTTCAACGGCGATCGCTAAAGTGATGCAGCGAAATGGTGTGGGAACATCCGATCCAAGACTGGTTTTTGCTCCGCTCGAACATGCGGAAGGTCGCCATTACGTCAATATGATGTATTCTGCGTTGAATTATGCCGTGGTGAATCGCCATCTGATTGCATATGCAATTCGCGAAGCTTTTCGGGATGTGTTTGGTCCAAAATGCGAATTCCGTACCCTCTATGATCTGATGCACAACTATGCATGGGAGGAATCACATGAGGATCAGGGTTCGGTCTTTGTACACCGTAAAGGAGCTACTCGTGCATTGCCTGCAGGTCATTCCGATAATCCAAAGCCATACCTGGCAACAGGTCATCCTGCGCTTATTCCCGGTTCAATGGGGACTGCTTCGTATATCATGGTAGGTCAACCCGAGGGGAAGGACAACTATTATTCGATCTGTCATGGGGCAGGACGCATTCGTTCGCGGACAGCAACGAAGCGCCTGGTTACCGTAGAGGACTTTGCCTCTGCGCTGGGCGTGGGAACTGAAGACGAGATTGTGGTGAACCAGCGTTCACTTGAATCAATTATTGATGAATCACCGCAAGCGTATAAAAATGTCGATGAAATTATTGATAGTGTTACCGGCGCAGGTCTGGCTCAAGTTGTAGCCAAATGTAAGCCACTTGCCGCTGTGAAGGGAGCTAAGTAA
- a CDS encoding GlsB/YeaQ/YmgE family stress response membrane protein, whose product MGWLWSLIIGGIIGWLAGLIVGRDIPGGVIGNIIAGFIGGWLGGVILGDMGPEMGGFYIVPALIGAIVLVAIVSLIFRSMGRSRG is encoded by the coding sequence ATGGGTTGGTTATGGTCATTAATTATCGGTGGTATCATTGGATGGTTGGCAGGTCTGATTGTTGGTCGTGACATTCCCGGCGGCGTTATCGGTAACATCATTGCGGGTTTTATCGGCGGATGGTTAGGCGGAGTGATTCTGGGAGACATGGGTCCAGAAATGGGCGGATTCTACATTGTACCGGCATTAATCGGTGCCATCGTACTTGTAGCGATCGTGAGCTTGATCTTCCGTTCTATGGGTCGCAGCCGCGGGTAA
- the msrA gene encoding peptide-methionine (S)-S-oxide reductase MsrA: MEKATFAGGCFWCMVTPFEEQPGIHGIVSGYTGGHVDNPTYEQVKTGETGHVEVVEITFDPEVFPYERLLELYWPQTDPTDDGGQFQDRGSQYRTAIFVHNERQRELAEQSKQELAASGRFNQPIVTEIRDAVVFYPAEDYHQDYHKKNEKHYKEDRAISGRDEFIEENWKN, from the coding sequence ATGGAAAAGGCTACATTTGCCGGCGGATGCTTCTGGTGTATGGTTACACCATTTGAAGAGCAACCAGGCATTCATGGTATTGTATCTGGCTATACCGGCGGTCACGTCGATAATCCAACATATGAGCAGGTCAAAACCGGGGAGACCGGTCATGTCGAGGTCGTTGAAATTACATTTGATCCAGAGGTGTTTCCGTATGAACGTCTGCTGGAGCTATACTGGCCTCAGACAGACCCAACCGATGACGGAGGGCAATTTCAGGATCGCGGGAGCCAGTACCGGACAGCGATCTTTGTCCATAACGAACGTCAGCGTGAACTCGCTGAACAGTCCAAACAGGAACTGGCAGCAAGTGGGCGATTCAATCAACCGATTGTGACGGAGATTCGGGATGCAGTTGTATTCTATCCGGCAGAAGACTATCATCAGGATTACCATAAGAAAAATGAGAAGCATTATAAAGAAGACCGTGCCATTTCCGGACGGGACGAATTTATTGAAGAGAACTGGAAAAATTAA
- a CDS encoding putative RNA methyltransferase, with translation MSIQRRERSAALIYPYIHMLKCPICHGSMTTISPHSIQCMSRHTFDLAKQGYINFMTRFFKGNYDKRLFTAKRNILSQTEIYTPLTDIIRNYIEGYCHSKSQPLHILDAGAGEGSLLQQITQNTPAVGWGIDIAKEGIAMASSAYDQQIWFVGDLACSPFAEEQLDVILNILSPSNYEEFGRVMRKDGWIIKVIPRDRYLMEMRELLFRDRSHQLDGRDHVLDRFAKYHHLIDRIPLTYTLPVTKVMLDSLIHMTPLSWHGKESAISSVQESLSQITIDLEILVGSRRSVLQPLR, from the coding sequence ATGTCAATCCAACGCAGAGAACGTAGTGCTGCGCTTATTTATCCATACATCCATATGCTGAAATGTCCCATCTGTCATGGCTCAATGACAACGATTAGTCCACACAGTATTCAATGTATGTCCCGACATACGTTTGATTTGGCCAAACAAGGTTATATCAATTTCATGACACGTTTTTTCAAGGGCAACTATGACAAACGTTTATTTACGGCCAAAAGGAATATTTTATCTCAAACTGAGATCTATACGCCTCTGACCGATATTATTCGCAATTACATCGAAGGTTACTGCCATAGCAAGAGTCAGCCCTTGCATATTCTGGACGCCGGTGCAGGAGAGGGATCTCTCTTGCAGCAGATCACACAGAATACTCCAGCTGTGGGCTGGGGGATCGACATCGCCAAAGAGGGCATTGCCATGGCTTCTTCTGCCTACGACCAGCAAATCTGGTTTGTTGGTGATCTTGCTTGTAGTCCCTTTGCAGAGGAACAACTGGACGTGATCCTGAATATCCTCTCCCCTTCGAATTATGAAGAGTTCGGGCGAGTGATGAGGAAGGATGGCTGGATCATCAAAGTGATTCCCCGGGACCGATATCTAATGGAAATGAGAGAGCTTCTGTTTAGGGATCGCTCTCACCAACTAGACGGGAGGGACCATGTACTGGACCGGTTTGCCAAGTATCATCATCTCATAGACCGTATTCCACTAACGTACACTCTGCCTGTAACAAAGGTCATGCTGGATTCACTCATTCATATGACTCCACTCTCCTGGCATGGGAAGGAATCAGCCATATCCAGCGTTCAAGAGTCCTTGTCGCAGATTACAATTGACTTGGAAATACTGGTGGGAAGCCGAAGATCAGTTCTGCAGCCTCTGAGATAG